In a single window of the Anguilla rostrata isolate EN2019 chromosome 4, ASM1855537v3, whole genome shotgun sequence genome:
- the LOC135253334 gene encoding activated CDC42 kinase 1-like isoform X3, producing the protein MEGTSEYQRLPDEGDEKLGSSMQSDEGTDWLLELLTEVQLQQYLLRIRDDLNVTRLSHFDYVKSEDLEKIGMGRPGQRRLWEAVKRRKALCKRKSWMSKVFSGKRPDSELQPQPVSSFRKPSPTPPPAEGQQALTCLISDRDLTLLEKLGDGSFGVVKRGEWVAPTGNVLNVAVKCLKSDVLSQPDALDDFIREVNAMHSLDHQNLIRLYGVVLTPPMKMVTELAPLGSLLDRLRRHQCHLLISTLCHYAIQIANGMAYLESKRFIHRDLAARNILLASKEQVKIGDFGLMRALPKNDDHYVMQEHRKVPFAWCAPESLKTRTFSHASDTWMFGVTLWEMFTHGQEPWVGLNGSQILHKVDKDGERLPKPEDCPQDIYNVMLQSWAQKPDDRPTFIALREFLIETMPTDMRALQDFVEPDKLLIQLNDVITIIEGRAEHYWWRGQNKRTLKVGQFPRNAVTSVAGLSAHDISRPLKHSFIHTGHGDSNPQRCWGFPDKIDDLYLGNPMDPPDVLGMDPTAARPTQLPGRAKKEPPPRPPQPAMFLKKACYETVHDDDESAASGLTRLTLKSPGAMIRGLRLKPQTVQGDGARTEGPLIDFDEEIFISATPSPMTELHPPAAPKLAPSPLPDFLLDTTPPQSPTGLLNPTLVVDWDTKPLPAPPAYDDVAQDEDDVEVSSINEAERKGGGEQGGTSEATSPEGVMGGDKPPVEDNLFVPTRQGGSRSFSQSAEIFQELQQDCMRRLNVPVSSSLPPSPTPPGMEAPHRQIILPFPQDKPQIPPRIPIPPRPSRRGDCAYRSRDVSPSSGGEGDNKDRPPLLPPRDILSQPSSRAPSPLGPHVGSPQQRVGLCSALSLGSCCLSTSPNSRPMPTTQSFASDPKYTAPKVIQAQEKESARAPCILPIVRDGKKVSSTHYYLLPERPPYLDRYDRFFREAENPEDRRSANTATVRPMMHQGNFKDNFSSNNNSSLKDLHHMKTSHGMPWMSNDGQAGILDTIKQVQEAVHGVTIEECQTALQNYGWNIQRAVQYLKVEQLFCLGLKTRTECQKVLEMHDWNLERASTQLLDSYSSVRQRR; encoded by the exons ATGGAGGGCACCTCCGAATACCAGCGCCTCCCAGACGAGGGGGATGAG AAGCTGGGCAGCAGCATGCAGTCGGACGAGGGAACAGATTGGCTCCTGGAGCTCCTGACGGAGGTTCAGCTGCAGCAGTACCTACTGCGTATCCGTGACGACCTCAACGTCACACGCCTCTCGCACTTTGACTACGTGAAGAGTGAGGACCTGGAGAAGATCGGGATGGGGCGACCAG GCCAGAGACGGCTGTGGGAGGCAGTCAAGAGAAGGAAAGCTCTGTGCAAGCGCAAGTCCTGGATGAGCAAG GTGTTCAGCGGTAAGAGGCCAGACTCCGAGCTCCAGCCCCAGCCCGTCTCCTCTTTCCGTAAGccgtcccccaccccgccccccgctgaGGGCCAGCAGGCCCTCACCTGCCTGATCAGCGACAGGGACCTGACGCTGCTGGAGAAGCTGGGCGATGGTTCCTTCGGCGTGGTCAAGCGCGGTGAGTGGGTGGCGCCCACAGGGAACGTG CTAAACGTGGCGGTGAAATGTCTGAAGTCCGACGTGCTCAGCCAGCCAGACGCCCTGGATGACTTCATACGGGAAGTGAACGCCATGCACTCGCTGGACCACCAGAACCTCATCCGGCTATATGGTGTTGTCCTCACGCCCCCGATGAAAATG GTGACGGAGCTGGCCCCTCTGGGCTCCTTGCTGGATCGGCTGAGAAGGCACCAGTGCCACCTGCTCATCTCCACGTTGTGTCACTACGCCATCCAGATCGCCAATGGCATGGCCTACCTGGAGTCCAAGCGCTTCATCCACCGCGACTTGGCCGCCCGCAACATCCTGCTGGCCTCCAAGGAGCAGGTGAAGATCGGGGACTTCGGCCTCATGAGGGCGCTGCCCAAGAACGACGACCACTACGTCATGCAGGAGCACCGCAAGGTCCCCTTTGCCTG GTGCGCTCCAGAGAGCCTTAAGACACGCACATTCTCTCATGCCAGTGACACCTGGATGTTTGGGGTGACGCTGTGGGAGATGTTCACCCACGGCCAGGAGCCCTGGGTGGGCCTCAACGGCAGTCAG ATCCTTCATAAGGTGGATAAGGACGGGGAGCGGCTGCCCAAACCTGAGGACTGTCCCCAGGACATCTACAACGTGATGCTGCAGAGCTGGGCTCAGAAGCCTGATGACAGACCCACCTTCATCGCTCTGCGCGAGTTTCTGATCGAG ACGATGCCCACAGACATGAGGGCACTGCAGGACTTTGTAGAGCCGGACAAACTGCTCATCCAGTTAAACGACGTCATCACCATCATCGAGGGCAG GGCTGAGCACTACTGGTGGCGCGGACAGAACAAGCGGACCCTGAAGGTGGGCCAGTTTCCCAGGAACGCAGTGACCTCGGTAGCTGGCCTGTCAGCCCACGACATCAGCAGGCCACTCAAGCACAGCTTCATTCACACGGGCCATGGAGACTCCAACCCCCAACGCTGCTGGGGCTTCCCTGACAAGATTGACGA ccTTTACCTGGGCAACCCCATGGACCCTCCAGACGTTCTGGGAATGGACCCGACAGCCGCCAGACCCACTCAGCTGCCGGGACGAGCTAAAA AGGAGCCCCCTCCACGGCCCCCCCAGCCAGCAATGTTTCTGAAGA AAGCCTGCTACGAGACGgttcatgatgatgatgaatctGCAGCCTCAGGCCTGACGAGGCTCACTCTGAAGAGCCCGGGGGCTATGATCCGAGGACTGAGACTCAAACCTCAAACCGTGCAAGGGGATGGTGCCCGGACTGAGGGGCCTCTCATAGACTTTGACGAGGAGATCTTCATCTCCGCAACTCCTTCCCCAATGACAGAACTGCACCCTCCTGCTGCACCCAAACTGGCCCCTAGCCCACTGCCTGACTTCCTCCTGGACACCACGCCCCCCCAGAGTCCCACTGGCCTCTTGAACCCCACCCTGGTGGTAGACTGGGATACCAAACCCCTGCCCGCGCCCCCCGCGTACGACGATGTGGCCCAGGACGAGGATGATGTGGAGGTGAGCTCCATCAATGAGGCTGAGcggaagggtgggggggaacAGGGTGGAACGTCGGAGGCCACGTCCCCAGAGGGCGTGATGGGCGGGGACAAGCCACCGGTGGAGGACAACCTCTTCGTCCCCACCAGACAGGGTGGAAGTCGCAGCTTCTCCCAGTCAGCAGAAATCTtccaggagctgcagcaggactgCATGAGGAGGCTCAACGTCCCGGTGagctcctccctgcccccatcccccaccccccccggcatGGAGGCCCCCCACCGGCAGATCATCCTGCCTTTCCCCCAGGACAAGCCCCAGATCCCGCCACGGATTCCCATCCCACCACGCCCCAGCAGGCGCGGGGACTGCGCCTACCGGTCCCGGGACGTGTCCCCCTCctctgggggtgagggggacaACAAGGACAGgccccccctgctccctccccGGGACATCCTGTCCCAGCCCAGCTCCCgcgcccccagccccctgggCCCCCACGTTGGGTCCCCCCAGCAGAGGGTCGGGCTGTGCTCTGCCCTGTCCCTGGGGTCCTGCTGCCTGTCCACCTCCCCGAACAGCAGGCCCATGCCCACCACGCAGAGCTTTGCCTCCGACCCCAAATACACCGCCCCCAAGGTGATCCAGGCGCAGGAAAAGGAGAGCGCTCGGGCGCCCTGCATCCTCCCCATTGTCCGGGACGGCAAGAAGGTGAGCAGCACCCACTACTACCTCCTGCCCGAACGGCCGCCTTACCTGGACAGATACGACCGCTTCTTCAGGGAGGCCGAGAACCCTGAGGACAGACGGTCGGCCAACACCGCCACCGTGCGACCCATGATGCACCAGGGCAACTTCAAGGACAACTTCTCCTCCAATAACAACAGCAGCCTGAAGGACTTGCATCACATGAAGACCTCGCATGGCATGCCCTGGATGAGCAATGATGGACAAGCCGGGATTTTAGACACTATCAAACAG GTGCAGGAAGCAGTGCATGGAGTGACAATAGAGGAGTGTCAGACAGCACTGCAAAACTATGGCTGGAACATACAGAGGGCAGTCCAGTACCTGAAG GTGGAGCAGCTGTTCTGTTTGGGCCTGAAGACCCGGACAGAGTGCCAGAAGGTTCTGGAGATGCACGACTGGAACCTGGAGCGGGCCAGCACCCAGCTGCTGGATTCATACAGCTCTGTGCGGCAGAG GCGATGA
- the LOC135253334 gene encoding activated CDC42 kinase 1-like isoform X1 yields MRRFHKLRKSLPFLARFHAYSKLGSSMQSDEGTDWLLELLTEVQLQQYLLRIRDDLNVTRLSHFDYVKSEDLEKIGMGRPGQRRLWEAVKRRKALCKRKSWMSKVFSGKRPDSELQPQPVSSFRKPSPTPPPAEGQQALTCLISDRDLTLLEKLGDGSFGVVKRGEWVAPTGNVLNVAVKCLKSDVLSQPDALDDFIREVNAMHSLDHQNLIRLYGVVLTPPMKMVTELAPLGSLLDRLRRHQCHLLISTLCHYAIQIANGMAYLESKRFIHRDLAARNILLASKEQVKIGDFGLMRALPKNDDHYVMQEHRKVPFAWCAPESLKTRTFSHASDTWMFGVTLWEMFTHGQEPWVGLNGSQILHKVDKDGERLPKPEDCPQDIYNVMLQSWAQKPDDRPTFIALREFLIETMPTDMRALQDFVEPDKLLIQLNDVITIIEGRAEHYWWRGQNKRTLKVGQFPRNAVTSVAGLSAHDISRPLKHSFIHTGHGDSNPQRCWGFPDKIDDLYLGNPMDPPDVLGMDPTAARPTQLPGRAKKEPPPRPPQPAMFLKKACYETVHDDDESAASGLTRLTLKSPGAMIRGLRLKPQTVQGDGARTEGPLIDFDEEIFISATPSPMTELHPPAAPKLAPSPLPDFLLDTTPPQSPTGLLNPTLVVDWDTKPLPAPPAYDDVAQDEDDVEVSSINEAERKGGGEQGGTSEATSPEGVMGGDKPPVEDNLFVPTRQGGSRSFSQSAEIFQELQQDCMRRLNVPVSSSLPPSPTPPGMEAPHRQIILPFPQDKPQIPPRIPIPPRPSRRGDCAYRSRDVSPSSGGEGDNKDRPPLLPPRDILSQPSSRAPSPLGPHVGSPQQRVGLCSALSLGSCCLSTSPNSRPMPTTQSFASDPKYTAPKVIQAQEKESARAPCILPIVRDGKKVSSTHYYLLPERPPYLDRYDRFFREAENPEDRRSANTATVRPMMHQGNFKDNFSSNNNSSLKDLHHMKTSHGMPWMSNDGQAGILDTIKQVQEAVHGVTIEECQTALQNYGWNIQRAVQYLKVEQLFCLGLKTRTECQKVLEMHDWNLERASTQLLDSYSSVRQRR; encoded by the exons ATGCGCCGTTTCCACAAGCTCCGGAAATCGCTTCCTTTCCTCGCGCGTTTTCACGCGTACAGC AAGCTGGGCAGCAGCATGCAGTCGGACGAGGGAACAGATTGGCTCCTGGAGCTCCTGACGGAGGTTCAGCTGCAGCAGTACCTACTGCGTATCCGTGACGACCTCAACGTCACACGCCTCTCGCACTTTGACTACGTGAAGAGTGAGGACCTGGAGAAGATCGGGATGGGGCGACCAG GCCAGAGACGGCTGTGGGAGGCAGTCAAGAGAAGGAAAGCTCTGTGCAAGCGCAAGTCCTGGATGAGCAAG GTGTTCAGCGGTAAGAGGCCAGACTCCGAGCTCCAGCCCCAGCCCGTCTCCTCTTTCCGTAAGccgtcccccaccccgccccccgctgaGGGCCAGCAGGCCCTCACCTGCCTGATCAGCGACAGGGACCTGACGCTGCTGGAGAAGCTGGGCGATGGTTCCTTCGGCGTGGTCAAGCGCGGTGAGTGGGTGGCGCCCACAGGGAACGTG CTAAACGTGGCGGTGAAATGTCTGAAGTCCGACGTGCTCAGCCAGCCAGACGCCCTGGATGACTTCATACGGGAAGTGAACGCCATGCACTCGCTGGACCACCAGAACCTCATCCGGCTATATGGTGTTGTCCTCACGCCCCCGATGAAAATG GTGACGGAGCTGGCCCCTCTGGGCTCCTTGCTGGATCGGCTGAGAAGGCACCAGTGCCACCTGCTCATCTCCACGTTGTGTCACTACGCCATCCAGATCGCCAATGGCATGGCCTACCTGGAGTCCAAGCGCTTCATCCACCGCGACTTGGCCGCCCGCAACATCCTGCTGGCCTCCAAGGAGCAGGTGAAGATCGGGGACTTCGGCCTCATGAGGGCGCTGCCCAAGAACGACGACCACTACGTCATGCAGGAGCACCGCAAGGTCCCCTTTGCCTG GTGCGCTCCAGAGAGCCTTAAGACACGCACATTCTCTCATGCCAGTGACACCTGGATGTTTGGGGTGACGCTGTGGGAGATGTTCACCCACGGCCAGGAGCCCTGGGTGGGCCTCAACGGCAGTCAG ATCCTTCATAAGGTGGATAAGGACGGGGAGCGGCTGCCCAAACCTGAGGACTGTCCCCAGGACATCTACAACGTGATGCTGCAGAGCTGGGCTCAGAAGCCTGATGACAGACCCACCTTCATCGCTCTGCGCGAGTTTCTGATCGAG ACGATGCCCACAGACATGAGGGCACTGCAGGACTTTGTAGAGCCGGACAAACTGCTCATCCAGTTAAACGACGTCATCACCATCATCGAGGGCAG GGCTGAGCACTACTGGTGGCGCGGACAGAACAAGCGGACCCTGAAGGTGGGCCAGTTTCCCAGGAACGCAGTGACCTCGGTAGCTGGCCTGTCAGCCCACGACATCAGCAGGCCACTCAAGCACAGCTTCATTCACACGGGCCATGGAGACTCCAACCCCCAACGCTGCTGGGGCTTCCCTGACAAGATTGACGA ccTTTACCTGGGCAACCCCATGGACCCTCCAGACGTTCTGGGAATGGACCCGACAGCCGCCAGACCCACTCAGCTGCCGGGACGAGCTAAAA AGGAGCCCCCTCCACGGCCCCCCCAGCCAGCAATGTTTCTGAAGA AAGCCTGCTACGAGACGgttcatgatgatgatgaatctGCAGCCTCAGGCCTGACGAGGCTCACTCTGAAGAGCCCGGGGGCTATGATCCGAGGACTGAGACTCAAACCTCAAACCGTGCAAGGGGATGGTGCCCGGACTGAGGGGCCTCTCATAGACTTTGACGAGGAGATCTTCATCTCCGCAACTCCTTCCCCAATGACAGAACTGCACCCTCCTGCTGCACCCAAACTGGCCCCTAGCCCACTGCCTGACTTCCTCCTGGACACCACGCCCCCCCAGAGTCCCACTGGCCTCTTGAACCCCACCCTGGTGGTAGACTGGGATACCAAACCCCTGCCCGCGCCCCCCGCGTACGACGATGTGGCCCAGGACGAGGATGATGTGGAGGTGAGCTCCATCAATGAGGCTGAGcggaagggtgggggggaacAGGGTGGAACGTCGGAGGCCACGTCCCCAGAGGGCGTGATGGGCGGGGACAAGCCACCGGTGGAGGACAACCTCTTCGTCCCCACCAGACAGGGTGGAAGTCGCAGCTTCTCCCAGTCAGCAGAAATCTtccaggagctgcagcaggactgCATGAGGAGGCTCAACGTCCCGGTGagctcctccctgcccccatcccccaccccccccggcatGGAGGCCCCCCACCGGCAGATCATCCTGCCTTTCCCCCAGGACAAGCCCCAGATCCCGCCACGGATTCCCATCCCACCACGCCCCAGCAGGCGCGGGGACTGCGCCTACCGGTCCCGGGACGTGTCCCCCTCctctgggggtgagggggacaACAAGGACAGgccccccctgctccctccccGGGACATCCTGTCCCAGCCCAGCTCCCgcgcccccagccccctgggCCCCCACGTTGGGTCCCCCCAGCAGAGGGTCGGGCTGTGCTCTGCCCTGTCCCTGGGGTCCTGCTGCCTGTCCACCTCCCCGAACAGCAGGCCCATGCCCACCACGCAGAGCTTTGCCTCCGACCCCAAATACACCGCCCCCAAGGTGATCCAGGCGCAGGAAAAGGAGAGCGCTCGGGCGCCCTGCATCCTCCCCATTGTCCGGGACGGCAAGAAGGTGAGCAGCACCCACTACTACCTCCTGCCCGAACGGCCGCCTTACCTGGACAGATACGACCGCTTCTTCAGGGAGGCCGAGAACCCTGAGGACAGACGGTCGGCCAACACCGCCACCGTGCGACCCATGATGCACCAGGGCAACTTCAAGGACAACTTCTCCTCCAATAACAACAGCAGCCTGAAGGACTTGCATCACATGAAGACCTCGCATGGCATGCCCTGGATGAGCAATGATGGACAAGCCGGGATTTTAGACACTATCAAACAG GTGCAGGAAGCAGTGCATGGAGTGACAATAGAGGAGTGTCAGACAGCACTGCAAAACTATGGCTGGAACATACAGAGGGCAGTCCAGTACCTGAAG GTGGAGCAGCTGTTCTGTTTGGGCCTGAAGACCCGGACAGAGTGCCAGAAGGTTCTGGAGATGCACGACTGGAACCTGGAGCGGGCCAGCACCCAGCTGCTGGATTCATACAGCTCTGTGCGGCAGAG GCGATGA
- the LOC135253334 gene encoding activated CDC42 kinase 1-like isoform X2, giving the protein MRRFHKLRKSLPFLARFHAYSKLGSSMQSDEGTDWLLELLTEVQLQQYLLRIRDDLNVTRLSHFDYVKSEDLEKIGMGRPGQRRLWEAVKRRKALCKRKSWMSKVFSGKRPDSELQPQPVSSFRKPSPTPPPAEGQQALTCLISDRDLTLLEKLGDGSFGVVKRGEWVAPTGNVLNVAVKCLKSDVLSQPDALDDFIREVNAMHSLDHQNLIRLYGVVLTPPMKMVTELAPLGSLLDRLRRHQCHLLISTLCHYAIQIANGMAYLESKRFIHRDLAARNILLASKEQVKIGDFGLMRALPKNDDHYVMQEHRKVPFAWCAPESLKTRTFSHASDTWMFGVTLWEMFTHGQEPWVGLNGSQILHKVDKDGERLPKPEDCPQDIYNVMLQSWAQKPDDRPTFIALREFLIETMPTDMRALQDFVEPDKLLIQLNDVITIIEGRAEHYWWRGQNKRTLKVGQFPRNAVTSVAGLSAHDISRPLKHSFIHTGHGDSNPQRCWGFPDKIDDLYLGNPMDPPDVLGMDPTAARPTQLPGRAKKEPPPRPPQPAMFLKKACYETVHDDDESAASGLTRLTLKSPGAMIRGLRLKPQTVQGDGARTEGPLIDFDEEIFISATPSPMTELHPPAAPKLAPSPLPDFLLDTTPPQSPTGLLNPTLVVDWDTKPLPAPPAYDDVAQDEDDVEVSSINEAERKGGGEQGGTSEATSPEGVMGGDKPPVEDNLFVPTRQGGSRSFSQSAEIFQELQQDCMRRLNVPVSSSLPPSPTPPGMEAPHRQIILPFPQDKPQIPPRIPIPPRPSRRGDCAYRSRDVSPSSGGEGDNKDRPPLLPPRDILSQPSSRAPSPLGPHVGSPQQRVGLCSALSLGSCCLSTSPNSRPMPTTQSFASDPKYTAPKVIQAQEKESARAPCILPIVRDGKKVSSTHYYLLPERPPYLDRYDRFFREAENPEDRRSANTATVRPMMHQGNFKDNFSSNNNSSLKDLHHMKTSHGMPWMSNDGQAGILDTIKQVQEAVHGVTIEECQTALQNYGWNIQRAVQYLKVEQLFCLGLKTRTECQKVLEMHDWNLERASTQLLDSYSSVRQR; this is encoded by the exons ATGCGCCGTTTCCACAAGCTCCGGAAATCGCTTCCTTTCCTCGCGCGTTTTCACGCGTACAGC AAGCTGGGCAGCAGCATGCAGTCGGACGAGGGAACAGATTGGCTCCTGGAGCTCCTGACGGAGGTTCAGCTGCAGCAGTACCTACTGCGTATCCGTGACGACCTCAACGTCACACGCCTCTCGCACTTTGACTACGTGAAGAGTGAGGACCTGGAGAAGATCGGGATGGGGCGACCAG GCCAGAGACGGCTGTGGGAGGCAGTCAAGAGAAGGAAAGCTCTGTGCAAGCGCAAGTCCTGGATGAGCAAG GTGTTCAGCGGTAAGAGGCCAGACTCCGAGCTCCAGCCCCAGCCCGTCTCCTCTTTCCGTAAGccgtcccccaccccgccccccgctgaGGGCCAGCAGGCCCTCACCTGCCTGATCAGCGACAGGGACCTGACGCTGCTGGAGAAGCTGGGCGATGGTTCCTTCGGCGTGGTCAAGCGCGGTGAGTGGGTGGCGCCCACAGGGAACGTG CTAAACGTGGCGGTGAAATGTCTGAAGTCCGACGTGCTCAGCCAGCCAGACGCCCTGGATGACTTCATACGGGAAGTGAACGCCATGCACTCGCTGGACCACCAGAACCTCATCCGGCTATATGGTGTTGTCCTCACGCCCCCGATGAAAATG GTGACGGAGCTGGCCCCTCTGGGCTCCTTGCTGGATCGGCTGAGAAGGCACCAGTGCCACCTGCTCATCTCCACGTTGTGTCACTACGCCATCCAGATCGCCAATGGCATGGCCTACCTGGAGTCCAAGCGCTTCATCCACCGCGACTTGGCCGCCCGCAACATCCTGCTGGCCTCCAAGGAGCAGGTGAAGATCGGGGACTTCGGCCTCATGAGGGCGCTGCCCAAGAACGACGACCACTACGTCATGCAGGAGCACCGCAAGGTCCCCTTTGCCTG GTGCGCTCCAGAGAGCCTTAAGACACGCACATTCTCTCATGCCAGTGACACCTGGATGTTTGGGGTGACGCTGTGGGAGATGTTCACCCACGGCCAGGAGCCCTGGGTGGGCCTCAACGGCAGTCAG ATCCTTCATAAGGTGGATAAGGACGGGGAGCGGCTGCCCAAACCTGAGGACTGTCCCCAGGACATCTACAACGTGATGCTGCAGAGCTGGGCTCAGAAGCCTGATGACAGACCCACCTTCATCGCTCTGCGCGAGTTTCTGATCGAG ACGATGCCCACAGACATGAGGGCACTGCAGGACTTTGTAGAGCCGGACAAACTGCTCATCCAGTTAAACGACGTCATCACCATCATCGAGGGCAG GGCTGAGCACTACTGGTGGCGCGGACAGAACAAGCGGACCCTGAAGGTGGGCCAGTTTCCCAGGAACGCAGTGACCTCGGTAGCTGGCCTGTCAGCCCACGACATCAGCAGGCCACTCAAGCACAGCTTCATTCACACGGGCCATGGAGACTCCAACCCCCAACGCTGCTGGGGCTTCCCTGACAAGATTGACGA ccTTTACCTGGGCAACCCCATGGACCCTCCAGACGTTCTGGGAATGGACCCGACAGCCGCCAGACCCACTCAGCTGCCGGGACGAGCTAAAA AGGAGCCCCCTCCACGGCCCCCCCAGCCAGCAATGTTTCTGAAGA AAGCCTGCTACGAGACGgttcatgatgatgatgaatctGCAGCCTCAGGCCTGACGAGGCTCACTCTGAAGAGCCCGGGGGCTATGATCCGAGGACTGAGACTCAAACCTCAAACCGTGCAAGGGGATGGTGCCCGGACTGAGGGGCCTCTCATAGACTTTGACGAGGAGATCTTCATCTCCGCAACTCCTTCCCCAATGACAGAACTGCACCCTCCTGCTGCACCCAAACTGGCCCCTAGCCCACTGCCTGACTTCCTCCTGGACACCACGCCCCCCCAGAGTCCCACTGGCCTCTTGAACCCCACCCTGGTGGTAGACTGGGATACCAAACCCCTGCCCGCGCCCCCCGCGTACGACGATGTGGCCCAGGACGAGGATGATGTGGAGGTGAGCTCCATCAATGAGGCTGAGcggaagggtgggggggaacAGGGTGGAACGTCGGAGGCCACGTCCCCAGAGGGCGTGATGGGCGGGGACAAGCCACCGGTGGAGGACAACCTCTTCGTCCCCACCAGACAGGGTGGAAGTCGCAGCTTCTCCCAGTCAGCAGAAATCTtccaggagctgcagcaggactgCATGAGGAGGCTCAACGTCCCGGTGagctcctccctgcccccatcccccaccccccccggcatGGAGGCCCCCCACCGGCAGATCATCCTGCCTTTCCCCCAGGACAAGCCCCAGATCCCGCCACGGATTCCCATCCCACCACGCCCCAGCAGGCGCGGGGACTGCGCCTACCGGTCCCGGGACGTGTCCCCCTCctctgggggtgagggggacaACAAGGACAGgccccccctgctccctccccGGGACATCCTGTCCCAGCCCAGCTCCCgcgcccccagccccctgggCCCCCACGTTGGGTCCCCCCAGCAGAGGGTCGGGCTGTGCTCTGCCCTGTCCCTGGGGTCCTGCTGCCTGTCCACCTCCCCGAACAGCAGGCCCATGCCCACCACGCAGAGCTTTGCCTCCGACCCCAAATACACCGCCCCCAAGGTGATCCAGGCGCAGGAAAAGGAGAGCGCTCGGGCGCCCTGCATCCTCCCCATTGTCCGGGACGGCAAGAAGGTGAGCAGCACCCACTACTACCTCCTGCCCGAACGGCCGCCTTACCTGGACAGATACGACCGCTTCTTCAGGGAGGCCGAGAACCCTGAGGACAGACGGTCGGCCAACACCGCCACCGTGCGACCCATGATGCACCAGGGCAACTTCAAGGACAACTTCTCCTCCAATAACAACAGCAGCCTGAAGGACTTGCATCACATGAAGACCTCGCATGGCATGCCCTGGATGAGCAATGATGGACAAGCCGGGATTTTAGACACTATCAAACAG GTGCAGGAAGCAGTGCATGGAGTGACAATAGAGGAGTGTCAGACAGCACTGCAAAACTATGGCTGGAACATACAGAGGGCAGTCCAGTACCTGAAG GTGGAGCAGCTGTTCTGTTTGGGCCTGAAGACCCGGACAGAGTGCCAGAAGGTTCTGGAGATGCACGACTGGAACCTGGAGCGGGCCAGCACCCAGCTGCTGGATTCATACAGCTCTGTGCGGCAGAGGTAG